The region GAACGCCGACCGCGCCTCGCCGGCCGCGAGCGGCTGGAGCCAGCGCTCCTTCTGCGCCTCGGTGCCGACCATCTCCAGCGTGTGCATGTTCCCCTCGTCGGGTGCAGCGGCCCGGATGGCGGCCGGGCCGAGCAGGCTCCGGCCGGCCGCCTCGAACACGGGCAGCGCCTCGCGGAAGTCGAGCCCGAGACCGCCGTACTCCTCGGGGATCTGGGGCGCGTACACGTCCCGTTCCCGGGCTTCCGCCCGGAGTTCGGCGACCGTCTCCGCCGATACCGGCCCGTCGCCGAGCAGTTCCCGCTCGACCGGGATCACCGTCTCGTCGACGAACTCGCGCGTCCGCTCGGCGACCTCGCGGCCGACCTCGGGGTCGTGGTAGTCCATACCGTCACCCACGGCCGTCGCGGTGTAAAAACTTCCCCCGAATTGTCCGTTTCCTCCGTCGGCGGCCCCGAACGCGAGCGTTCCCGCCGGGTCAGGCGGCACCCCTCGGAAAAACTACACCAAAATTTAATATTTATGAGCCAGAAGGGGTTGCCATGGCAGACGAATCCGAACTCCGCCAGCAGATGATCGACGCGTTCGAAGGCGCTGACTACCCCATCTCCAGCCCGATGGACCTCGTCCCCGCGCTCCCCGACGGCCCCGGGACGAAGTTCGAGTCCGGCGACTTCTCGATGACGGCGATGGAGCTGAACACGAAACTCCCCGGCGGCGACTTCCCCTACGACTCGCCGGAGGCGTTCGTCGACGACGTCATCGAGCAGCTCAAGGACCAGGACTACCTGTAGCGCCGCCGGACCCGGACGGTCCCGGCGACCCGATTCTCAGTAGGCGAACAGGTCGGCACCGCCGGTGACGCCGATCACCTGCCCCGTCACGTAGCCCGCCAGGTCGCTGGCGAGATAGGCGACGAGGTTCGCCACGTCCTCCTCGCGGCCAAGTTCCTGCATCGGCGTCGCCTGCCGGACGCGCTCGTACTGCGGCTCGAACGCCTCCAGTTCCTCCGGCGAGAGGTCGGCCAGCGCGCCGACGACGATGCTCGGCGCGAGCACGTTCGACGTGACGCCGTGTTTCGCCCCCTCGAGCGCCAGCGTCTTGCCGAAACCGGTCATCCCGGCCTTCGTCGTCGCGTACGACAGCTGGGCGAAGTTGCCGCCGGTGCCGGCGATGCTCGCCATGTTGATCACCCGGCCCCAGCCGCGGTCGCACATCTCGGGGAACACCTCCGTCGTCACGTTGTACGCGCTGGTGAGGTTCACTTCGAGGTCGCGGTCCCACGCCTCGTCGTCGAAGTCGCCGACGCGGGCGACGGTGTCGACGATGCCCGCGTTGTTCACCAGCACGTCGACGCCGCCGGTGCGGTCGCGGACCGTCTCGACCGCGGCAGTCACCTCGTCGCGGTCCGTCAGGTCGGCCTCGACGGCGAACGCGTCGCCGCCGTCGTCGCGGATCCCCTCGGCGACGACCTCCGCCGAGTCGCCGTCCACGTCGACGACGGCGACTTCCGCGCCCTCGCGGGCGAGCACTTCGCAGTCGACGCTTCCGATCCGGCCGGCACCGCCGGTCACCAGTGCCGTTCGTCCGTCCAGTCCGAGATCCATGCACACACGGTGCGGGCGCGCTCGCTTAACCGTTTGGGAAAATGAACGTTCGGAAAGTTTCCCGACGTTTCGGTGGGAGTTATCCGACGCACTTCGTTCATGATCGATGTGTATGAATCGTGCGTGTGAACCACAGACACACCGGGAGTAGTTTTATTTTCCCAACCGTTCTGGGATGGAGTACACCGTCTCCGGGTGAGATCATGACGACCATCGCAACGCCACGCTGGACGACCGCTCGCGCGACGAGCGGGGCGTCCGGCTACGTCGAGGCCGCGTCCTCGACGGCCGCCGCCGGTGGCGGCGTGGCGTTCGCCGATGGGTGCGGCATGACTCGCCCACGCGCTCGGACCGAACCCCTCGCCGCGTAGGACGCCGCCGAGGGTCGGCCCGTTTCTCCGGAACACAACCGTTCCGGGGACGGGTCCGTCCCTCGCCGGGGGTCGGGCCGAGCGCGGTTCTCCGACCCCTTCCAACCGGCGAGCCCCGGGCGTGTGACGGTGGCGACGACCGCCCCGCGCCCCGCTGACGCTCCCGCCGACGGCCGTCCGGTCCCCGGACCCCGCCCGTCGCCGAGCACCACGGCGCTGGAGAGGTATCGCTCCCGACCAACCCACCCCCGCCGCGGCACGCCGCCGCGGCCCCGGACGTCCCGAACGGGACCCGCGCGTTCGACTCGCGCCGGGGGAGTATGCAGGCCAGACAGCTGCCCGCGGCGACCGTGACCGCCCAGCTCGAACTGCGGGTGCCCCGCGACGGCGAGGCGCTGGAGCGCGACGCCGAGACCGTGCTGGAACGCGTCGACGGCGTCGCCGCCGCCGACGTGGAACGGCTCACCGGCGTCACGCCGACGCTGAACGACCTCCAGGTCGGCGTCGCCGTCCGCGTGACGTTCGACGAGCGGCCGGCCGACGCCGACGCGGCCCGCGAGACGCTCGCCGACGGCTTCGGCGTCTCCGACGTGACGGGCGTCGAGGTTCGCGACGCGGCGTAACCGACCCCGCTCCCAGGGGTACCGCGAGGGGGCAGGTTCGACTCCTGCCGGGAGCCTATGCACGATATCCCCCGCCCCGTGACGGATCCGGGGCACGACTCCGACGCACAGCCAGCCGGCGGGCGGCCGCCCCACTTCGGGACGCCCCGGCCGGCCCCAACCGCGCGACGGCTCGACTGACGGCCGTCGGCTCTCCGACACGCCCGCGGTCGGCCGGTAACCGCCGCGCCGACCCCGCGCAGACGCATCGCTCGCCAGCTATCAGCACACACCACACACCGATGTTCCGACAACACGACGCGGACCGACACGACGCATCGCTCGCACACCGCGCGTCCGCCGCCGTCGCGGACGCGTTCCACGCAGTCGACCGCAACGCCCGACGACCCCCGCCCGTCCCCGACGCGGTGCTGGCCGCGGCGCTCGTCGTCGCGCTGTTCGCCGCGGCTTCGGCCGCGGTTGCCGCCGCGATGGCGCTGGTCGCCGCGGTCGGCGGTCCCGCCGCCGGCGCGGCAGCCGTCGCGCTGGCCGCGGCCGCCGTCATCGTCGCCCTGCCGCTGCTCGCGGTTCGGGCGGTCGAGGCGGTCGCCGAGCGTGCCCTCGCGGGCTAACGGGGCGCGCTATCGTCCTTCGAACTCGGGCGCTCGTCCCTCCATGAACGCCTCCGCGCCCTCGCGGTGGTCGACCGATTCGAACACCGCGCCCTGCGCGTCGGCCTCGCACTCGACCGCTTCGCGGAGCGACCGCTCGGAACCGCGGTTCAGCAGGCGCTTCGACGCCCGCAGGGCGACGGTCGGTCCCGAGGCGATCCGGTCGACGAGTTCGTCCGCACGCTCGTCGAACTCGTCGTCGGGGTAGACGTGGTTGAGGATCCCCAGGTCCTCGGCCTCGGCCGCGTCGAGGCGCTCGCCGGTGAACACCAGTTCCTTGGCGACGTTCTCGCCGACCAGCCGCGGGAGGAGGTAGGAGGTGCCCGAGTCGACAGCGAGCCCGACGTTTCGGAAGCCGAAGCTGACCGTCGAGGACTCGCTGGCGACCTGCAGGTCGCAGGCGATGGCGAGGTTTGCGCCCGCGCCGAACGCCGCGCCGTCGACCTTCGCCACCGTCGGCAGCGGACACTCCGCGACGCGGGCGACCGCTCGGCCCGTCAGCTCGATCACGATCCGGACCTTCTCGGCGGTCGTCACGTCGCCGGCCAGCCCCTCGATCATCATGTTCACGTCGCCGCCCGCCGAGAACGTCTCGCCGGCTCCCTCGACGACGAGACAGCGGGCGTCGCTCGCCTCCACGTCGTCGACCGCGTCGATCAGGCCGCGGGCAACGTCCTCGGTGAGCGCGTTGCTGGTGCCCGGCTGGTCGACCGTGACCGTGGCGACGCCGTCGTCGTAGTCGAGTTCGACCGCGCCGTTCACTCCTCGTCACCCACCAGTTCGAACTTCTGGACCTTCCCGGTCGTCGTCCGCGGGAGTTCGTCGACGAACTCGACCTCGCGGGGATGCTTGTACTCCGCGAGGTTGTCGAGGCAGTACTGGCGGATCTCGTCGGCAG is a window of Halostella salina DNA encoding:
- a CDS encoding MTH865 family protein — translated: MADESELRQQMIDAFEGADYPISSPMDLVPALPDGPGTKFESGDFSMTAMELNTKLPGGDFPYDSPEAFVDDVIEQLKDQDYL
- a CDS encoding SDR family NAD(P)-dependent oxidoreductase: MDLGLDGRTALVTGGAGRIGSVDCEVLAREGAEVAVVDVDGDSAEVVAEGIRDDGGDAFAVEADLTDRDEVTAAVETVRDRTGGVDVLVNNAGIVDTVARVGDFDDEAWDRDLEVNLTSAYNVTTEVFPEMCDRGWGRVINMASIAGTGGNFAQLSYATTKAGMTGFGKTLALEGAKHGVTSNVLAPSIVVGALADLSPEELEAFEPQYERVRQATPMQELGREEDVANLVAYLASDLAGYVTGQVIGVTGGADLFAY
- a CDS encoding enoyl-CoA hydratase/isomerase family protein, with the translated sequence MNGAVELDYDDGVATVTVDQPGTSNALTEDVARGLIDAVDDVEASDARCLVVEGAGETFSAGGDVNMMIEGLAGDVTTAEKVRIVIELTGRAVARVAECPLPTVAKVDGAAFGAGANLAIACDLQVASESSTVSFGFRNVGLAVDSGTSYLLPRLVGENVAKELVFTGERLDAAEAEDLGILNHVYPDDEFDERADELVDRIASGPTVALRASKRLLNRGSERSLREAVECEADAQGAVFESVDHREGAEAFMEGRAPEFEGR